The Mercenaria mercenaria strain notata unplaced genomic scaffold, MADL_Memer_1 contig_4664, whole genome shotgun sequence genome segment ccatgaaaaatgtggcctttagagaggtcacaaggtttttctattatttgacctactgacctagtttttgacggcacgtgacccagtttcgaacttgacctagatatcatcaagatgaacgttctgaccaattttcatgaagatcttgtgaaatatatggcctctagagaggtcacaaggtttttctatttttagacctactgacctagtttttgacggcacgtgacccagtttcgaacttgacctagatatcatcaaggtgaacattctgaccaattttcatgaagatcttgtgaaatatatggcctctagagaggtcacaaggtttttctatttttagacctactgacctagcttttgaaggcacgtgacccagtttcgaacttggcctagatatcatcaagatgaacattctgaccaactttcataaagattccatgaaaaatgtgacctctagagtggtcacaagcaaaagtttacggacggacggacgcacgcacggacggacggacgacggacgacggacaccgcgcgatcacaaaagctcaccttgtcactttgtgacaggtgagctaaaaaactaacGGATTAGGAATTCAGTCATAAATTTGCCATAAAAATCTCtcagaacaacaaaaaaaattatggTATTGTGTAGTTAATTTGCTAAAATAGAACTGTGAACAAGTCCAAATCCTCAGCACTAGACGCACTTCAtgattttatcatcttttaaatcTGCACAATGTTTACGCCTCACAGTCACCTTGTACATAGTTCACTAAGTGTGTTGATGCTCCAGTCAAGAGCAGAGTTGGCCCTGTACTTTTATATATCCGGAAGAAGGATTTTGAATAAGGGAATGGTTAAGAATATAATTCACTTAAATTAGATCTAAATCAGATGTTCCTAGATCATTAAAACGATCTGATGAGTACAACTGCTTGGACAATCAGTCTCGACAGCCTGTACATACATAATTTACCCCACCCATTCAGTTTCAGCCAGCATCAAGTATCAACTGCAGCTGATATTATAATCCAGGTAAATGCAATCAtatgaataaaaatttatataaacacTTACGCTCATCGTCTACGAATCTTCCTGGCAATTTTATCCTTCTTTTGGCACtcattgtttttacaattttaacaGAATGTGTCTAATAAAGTTTATCTTTAAACTGGGCGCCTTTGTTGATAAGCCTCTTTTTGAATAATGAGTAGTTTTACGGAGATTACCGAGCTAGCACGATGGACTCTAGTTACGCGCTTCGGCTCTGATCGGAAATTTACGAACAAGCACGTGAGCATTTGATTGGATAGGATAATCTGTAAGGGGAAGTAACCGCTATCCTATACGGTGTTTGCTGGGACATCAACAATAATACAATCCAAAAACGCTATTTTTCTTCTACATTTGTGCCTAATTGCAGAATACCAGAGAAACTGTGATAAGAATCTATTATTATTTTCTAGAATTAGCTGAGTTGTTGAATAAGGTAAGCTCCTTTTTTTATTTGTCATgttcattcttaaatttaaaacaaagttatTTCGGATAGCAATTGTCCGAAATTGTATACTGTACTAAATTGTACTACCCAAGACACGGACAGTGATGGTTACAAATTTGTGTGCATCGTCAAAATGTGTTGACTGTTGGCAAAAATGTATGTGATACTAGCACTGCTTTGTGCCAAAGTTGTCAGGGTGAACACGCCAGgataccttttaaaattttcattgaaaggTTTGaatttaggcagtggctacgattacggtaccgtaatttTCGAAGTCCGAAGTTCCGTATTCCAAGATAATCCTaggaggataggctaggattacggaagtatgtAACAGGCTTCAAGTATATCATAGAACATGaatataaatgatgttgtaaacttagtcccataggatatagtaaggatgcaTTTAAGcatttctcatacacttgtttcacattgtacaacctctttaacatacttccattacaaaattgtccataatttccATCACAGTGACACACACAGGTTTAACAGTCAGAAAGAAAGCGTATTTCAGACTTTGTTAGATTCTGATTGGAATGAATTAATTGAAGAGACAAATGATGAGAATCCCGGTCTTAACTTAATTGACTCTTCCTCCTGTGAAACAGAAAGAGTGGAAGAAGACATTGAAGAAGAGAGTACCGGTAATGAGAAAATTGCAGAAGATATTTCAAATCAGCAAATATACCATGGTCACCATATGACAGTGCATGCCAGCATGGTGATGATTTTAATGTTCACTTTGTGCCATAATGTTAGTGGAACACAGTTGGCAGACCTCCTGACTCTAATAAGTGCACATTGCTTATATCCTCACCCAGGAATCAGgagtttatatatgtttaaacagtACTTTGCGTCAATGAAATCACCATTGAAAAAACACTTCTATTGTGCAAAATGTCATGCTAGCATTGAAGAACACACTCAAGAATGTCAAGTTTGCCACTGTGATTTAACTGCTGCCAAGGCGAAacagtattttatagaaatacCAGTAGAAACACAGTTAAAAAATCTTTTGGAGAAAAAGGACATTCCAGATATGTTGCAACATCGAtttaaaagacagaaaaaaaatgaaaatggtattGAAGACATTTATGATGGGAGTATTTACAAGAAACTGTCTACTAAAGAAGGACCATTAAGCAAAAGTTTCCCATTCAATGTGACTTTTACATGGAATACAGATGGTGTGCCAGTTTTTAAAAGTTCGAGATTTTCAATATGGCCAATGTACTTAATAGTAAATGAACTTCCGTACAAAATAAgaatgaaaaaggaaaacatgatTCTAACGGGACTATGGTTTGGAGAGGAGAAGCCAATAATGAACATGTTTACAAGGCCCTTAATAACTTCATTAAGAAACCTGGAGGAAGGGATTGAAGTTAcagtaaaaaatcaaaaacatatttcaaaggCATTTTTAGTCTGTGGAACAGCTGACCTGCCAGCAAAAAGTTTAGTTTTAAATTGTAATCAGTTTAATGGAAAATACAGTTGCATGCGCTGTATGCACCCAGGGGAAACTTATAAAACTGACAAAGGAGGAAGTGTTCGCATCTTTCCCCATGATGTGTCAAAACCGGCATTTCGAGAGAGACAGGATGAACAGTGCTTGGAAGATGCAATAAAAGCTACTGCAAATAGGTCAGTCATAAATGGAATTAAAGGGCCATCTTTTTTAATGCCATCAAAGCATTATAGCTATGTTTTCAGTAGTGGCATTGACTACATGCATGGTGTTCTCTTGGGGATAACCAAACTCCTCATCACTCTGTGGATAAGTCCTTCTTATTCAAAGGAAAAGTTTTCAGTGTCTGGAGCAGTGGATTTAATTGATGAGCGTCTAATTAAGATCAAACCTCCAAATTTTATTACTAGGATTCCAAGGACTTTGTCAAACCATTTTAAATACTGGAAAGCTTCTGAGTTGCGCAGCTGGTTGTGTTTTTATTCATTACCCATAATGTTTGATATTCTTTCAAAGGATTACATTCTTCATCATGCTTGTTTAGTAGAAGCAATTGTGCTGCTGTGTTCAGATTCAATTTTGGAAGCAGATATTGTTCGAAGTCAGACATTATTGTCATACTTTGTCTACATGTTTCCTCGTTTGTATGGTGAAAGATACCTCACTTTAAATATGCACTCACTGCTTCATTTGCCAGGATGTGTGAAAGACCTAGGTCCTCTTTGGGTATATTCTTGCTTTCCATTTGAAGATGTTAATGGAGATTTGCTAAATCTATTTCATGGTACACAAAACATTGAATTGCAAATTCTAAGTGGAGTAAATGTCCTCcaaaatttttccaaaatgaCTGAAACTATTTTAAGTGCAGATGCactagattttattttgaaattgcaaaacaaaCAGGTTAGGAAAAAACTAACACCTGGAACATCTACAGGAAGACATCCTTTAGGAAAAGGAATAGTGTCCAATGTTTGTGATGAAGTCTATGTTATGATTATGCGAGAGTTTAAGTGTAAACCATCGAAAGTGCTACGATATCAAAGAGTAATGTTAAGAGGACGTGTGTCCATGCAAGAAACTCATatactgttaaatattttaacatgcaGACTGGTACATTAGAATTTGGTATCATACAATACTTCCTTTATGCAAAAAAATGTGAGTGTGTACATGATGTATGTAAATGTGATTCTTCCTTGCTTGCTGTTTTGAAACAGTTTGACTTCAAAAAGTCAATAATGGAAAGAAATTTTCTAAATGTAACAGTTCCAAACATTACTGTTTGCAAATTATCAAACCAGATTGACATTACTGATATTTCTAAAGTTATTTCTGTACAAGTGAATGTAAATTTCAATCCAGATCAAAATGTACATTACCTTTGCAATGTTCCAAATATGAAAGAATGTGACTGATGACCCTGTTTAAGTAGTTGACAAAgttatgatgatttttttttatttgagtcACTTTTAAACtatgatatttttacatttttatctggACTTTTGGAAGAATATCTAGAGCTATACATAGTCACCTGTGTGTCAGTTTGGCACTGGCATCTGCATTGCATAAATTTGGCTTTGAATGCAAGTCACTGTCATGCTTGAAGTATTTTAACTTCATAATATACTTTtggtaaagatataaaacattgttaCAGTGCTCTATGATTAAACTGATTTGAAAGTTAATTTAGTGTTTAGTGGTATCACACCATTAAGTTATAACTTAAATAGATGTTgactattttttagctcacctgagcacaaaatgcttatgctgagctattgtgatcatgctgtgtccagCATCAGTCATGTGTGCGTCAAGTAGTCCGTCCTTCATCAAAAATTGTGTTTAAATGCCATCTCCTCCAAAACCTTCaaatggatttcaatgaaacttggatgttccttgggtggttctctaccaaaatttaacaaatggttccacttggttgcacttAGGGTCTacctgagctaaaaatagaaaaatcttcaaacaacatcccCTCGtaaaccaatggtccgattttgaagtaatactgtaaaatcattaaatttcgtgggcatgaaatttcgtggttttggtcaaaacggcaatttcgtggggatatgaattcgtggatttcaacttttgaacataaaatgaatgggaattttacttgttcgttgggattaaatttcgtggattgactcaaaaACATGGTTGCCACTTTTCCTATATATATGCATGGtggatatttaaaaaatcttattgtgtgaaactgctgccctgattttaaaataatttatcacaaatgGTGCTTATGATagcctctaacaagattgttcgattGTTTTGTTTGTCAAAAAAACAGCCACCAGAGGGCGGGGTTACTATCCCTATATGCATatggtggaaactttaaaaatcttgtgtgaaactgctagcccgattttaaaataatgttacacaaatgtcccttgtgtgaccctctacatgtatatggtggaaattttaaaaatcttcttttgtgaaactgctttCTTGATTTTAAGCTTTTagtacacaaatggtccttctgtgaccctctgattatttttatatgtaaaaacatGGCTGCTTGAGAGCATGGTTactttttatatgcctgtttgAAAAATGGGATGTATTacgggaacgcccctggcgggcgggcaggGTCCAcagattttgtccggagcataactttttAATGCATtgagagattttgatgaaacttggcacatgtgtttaccattatgagacggacTGTTatatgcaagaaccaggtccctagatataaggtcaagatcacacttagaggtcaaaggatacaagaatgaaaactttgtccggagcatatctttttcatgcatggagggattttgatatatcatggcacaaatgttcaccaccatgagactgagtgtcacgcgcaagaaccaggtccttaggtctaaggtcaaggtcacacttagaggtcagatacaa includes the following:
- the LOC128554033 gene encoding uncharacterized protein LOC128554033, whose translation is MHLSISHTLVSHCTTSLTYFHYKIVHNFHHSDTHRFNSQKESVFQTLLDSDWNELIEETNDENPGLNLIDSSSCETERVEEDIEEESTGNEKIAEDISNQQIYHGHHMTVHASMVMILMFTLCHNVSGTQLADLLTLISAHCLYPHPGIRSLYMFKQYFASMKSPLKKHFYCAKCHASIEEHTQECQVCHCDLTAAKAKQYFIEIPVETQLKNLLEKKDIPDMLQHRFKRQKKNENGIEDIYDGSIYKKLSTKEGPLSKSFPFNVTFTWNTDGVPVFKSSRFSIWPMYLIVNELPYKIRMKKENMILTGLWFGEEKPIMNMFTRPLITSLRNLEEGIEVTVKNQKHISKAFLVCGTADLPAKSLVLNCNQFNGKYSCMRCMHPGETYKTDKGGSVRIFPHDVSKPAFRERQDEQCLEDAIKATANRSVINGIKGPSFLMPSKHYSYVFSSGIDYMHGVLLGITKLLITLWISPSYSKEKFSVSGAVDLIDERLIKIKPPNFITRIPRTLSNHFKYWKASELRSWLCFYSLPIMFDILSKDYILHHACLVEAIVLLCSDSILEADIVRSQTLLSYFVYMFPRLYGERYLTLNMHSLLHLPGCVKDLGPLWVYSCFPFEDVNGDLLNLFHGTQNIELQILSGVNVLQNFSKMTETILSADALDFILKLQNKQVRKKLTPGTSTGRHPLGKGIVSNVCDEVYVMIMREFKCKPSKVLRYQRVMLRGRVSMQETHILLNILTCRLVH